A region of Vicinamibacterales bacterium DNA encodes the following proteins:
- the thrS gene encoding threonine--tRNA ligase, giving the protein MTVTLPDGSTRSVPAGTTVRAFMDGLPPRVAKSALAAVLNDQVVDLSHPIDADLTLRLVTPDAPEALDLYRHSTAHLMAAAVVALFPGAQCGIGPSTDDGFFYDFVVSRPFVPEDLAAIEAKMKDLAKQDLPYERRMLAKDEARRQFDERGEPLKVQLIEEKGGPVVSCYDINGVFTDFCTGPHVPSTGRLKAFKLLSASNAYWKGDAKNQPMQRIYGTAFFSESDLKAYLDRLEEAKKRDHRKLGKELGLFMFHPWAPGEPFWLAKGTRLVNTLTNYMRAVLAPEGYVEMRTPLVFNKALWEMSGHWDHYRENMFLFEAEDQAYGLKPMNCPGHMLVFGSEMRSYRDLPYRIHDQSVLHRYEASGVLSGLTRVREFIMDDAHIFITEHQIAEEVERLLRLIQRVYGDFGLSPEMKLSTRPEQYLGEKAAWDHAEAELKQALEHAGQPYAVNEGDGAFYGPKIDFAVTDAIGRKWQCATIQLDYQLPQRFKLTYVGADNTEHTPVVVHRAIFGSVERFIALLLEHYAGALPLWFAPVQAIVLPIADRHLMYAASVRDQLAAAGLFVELDDRQEKIGYKIREAQLQKVPYMLVVGDREAEQGTVSVRSRAGGDQGSRAVDEFIAAARDEIARKGH; this is encoded by the coding sequence GTGACTGTTACGTTGCCGGACGGTTCCACTCGCAGCGTCCCCGCGGGGACGACCGTGCGGGCATTCATGGACGGCCTCCCGCCGCGGGTGGCGAAGTCCGCCCTGGCTGCGGTTCTCAACGACCAGGTCGTCGATCTCTCGCACCCCATCGATGCCGACCTCACCCTGCGCCTCGTGACGCCCGACGCCCCTGAAGCGCTCGACCTGTACCGGCACAGCACCGCCCACCTGATGGCGGCGGCGGTGGTGGCACTCTTCCCTGGCGCCCAGTGCGGCATCGGCCCGTCGACCGACGACGGCTTCTTCTACGACTTCGTCGTTTCCCGGCCGTTCGTGCCGGAGGATCTCGCGGCGATCGAAGCGAAGATGAAGGACCTGGCGAAGCAGGACCTTCCCTACGAGCGCCGGATGCTGGCCAAAGACGAGGCCAGGCGCCAGTTCGACGAGCGCGGCGAACCGCTCAAAGTGCAGCTCATCGAAGAGAAGGGCGGACCGGTCGTCTCCTGCTACGACATCAACGGCGTCTTCACCGACTTCTGCACCGGACCGCACGTTCCGTCCACCGGCAGGCTCAAGGCGTTCAAGCTGCTGTCGGCGTCGAATGCGTACTGGAAGGGCGACGCGAAGAACCAGCCGATGCAGCGCATCTACGGCACGGCGTTCTTCAGCGAGTCCGACCTCAAGGCGTACCTCGACCGCCTCGAGGAGGCCAAGAAGCGCGACCATCGGAAGCTGGGCAAGGAGCTCGGGCTGTTCATGTTCCACCCGTGGGCGCCTGGCGAGCCGTTCTGGCTCGCGAAGGGCACCCGCCTGGTGAACACGCTGACGAACTACATGCGCGCGGTGCTGGCGCCCGAAGGCTACGTGGAGATGCGGACGCCGCTCGTCTTCAACAAGGCGCTGTGGGAGATGTCCGGCCACTGGGACCACTACCGCGAGAACATGTTCCTGTTCGAGGCCGAGGACCAGGCGTACGGTCTGAAGCCGATGAACTGCCCGGGGCACATGCTCGTGTTCGGCAGCGAGATGCGCAGCTACCGCGACTTGCCCTATCGCATCCACGACCAGAGCGTGCTGCATCGGTACGAAGCGTCGGGCGTGCTCTCAGGCCTGACCCGCGTGCGCGAGTTCATCATGGACGACGCGCACATCTTCATCACCGAGCACCAGATCGCGGAGGAAGTGGAGCGGCTGCTCCGGTTGATTCAGCGCGTGTACGGCGATTTCGGCCTGTCGCCCGAGATGAAGCTCTCGACGCGGCCCGAGCAGTACCTCGGCGAGAAGGCGGCGTGGGATCATGCCGAGGCCGAGCTCAAGCAGGCGCTCGAACACGCGGGACAGCCCTACGCGGTGAACGAAGGCGACGGCGCGTTCTACGGGCCGAAGATCGACTTCGCCGTCACCGATGCGATCGGCCGCAAGTGGCAGTGCGCGACGATCCAGCTGGACTACCAGTTGCCGCAGCGCTTCAAGCTGACCTACGTCGGGGCGGACAACACCGAGCACACCCCCGTCGTCGTGCACCGGGCCATCTTCGGGAGCGTGGAGCGGTTCATTGCCCTGCTGCTCGAGCACTACGCCGGCGCGCTGCCGTTGTGGTTCGCGCCGGTGCAGGCCATCGTGCTGCCGATTGCGGATCGCCACCTGATGTATGCGGCGTCGGTGCGCGACCAGTTGGCGGCCGCCGGGCTCTTCGTGGAACTCGACGATCGGCAGGAGAAGATCGGGTACAAGATCCGGGAAGCGCAATTGCAGAAAGTCCCCTACATGCTCGTCGTCGGCGATCGCGAGGCCGAGCAGGGAACCGTGTCGGTGCGCAGCCGGGCCGGCGGCGACCAGGGGTCGCGTGCGGTGGACGAATTCATCGCCGCGGCACGGGACGAGATCGCGCGGAAGGGACACTGA
- a CDS encoding HU family DNA-binding protein codes for MNKQELIAKIAKDTGVPKTHAAAALESALDGITRSLKKGDPITFVGFGTFKTSVRKARTARNPQTGAAIKIPKRRVVRFTAGKALKEAIR; via the coding sequence ATGAACAAGCAGGAACTCATCGCCAAGATCGCGAAGGACACCGGCGTTCCGAAGACGCACGCGGCGGCCGCACTCGAATCGGCCCTCGATGGCATCACTCGCTCGCTCAAGAAGGGCGACCCGATCACGTTCGTCGGGTTCGGCACTTTCAAGACATCCGTCCGGAAGGCGCGGACGGCGCGGAACCCGCAGACCGGGGCGGCGATCAAGATCCCGAAGCGGCGCGTCGTGCGGTTCACCGCCGGCAAAGCGTTGAAGGAAGCCATCCGCTAG
- a CDS encoding S41 family peptidase: MTVRTRLIVLFVSAPILAFVVVGGMLGRVSARQDAYPHLRIFEDVLSLISSNYVEEANLSRVMRGAMRGLAEGLDADSAYLPPDEVQLFESGDKTATGETGIELTRNYYLRIIATRDNSPAARAGLHAGDFLRAINNKPTREMSVVEGRRLLRGAPGTKVTLLVIRGNAADPHAVEVTRETLGGAEVTSRLDGQAGIIRISAFGPTAAAAVASQAAELARNGATGLVVDVRDTATGAYDAGIAIARLFVPSGTISVKQMRGAARQQVAAAAGDGVVKLPAVVLVDDGTSGASELFAAALADNKRAQLVGEHTQGRAAVQKFVRLPDGSAMLVSNGWYLTPAGAQIHEKGLTPSIAVDVPDVEFGATPPPGDPILQKALETLRK, translated from the coding sequence ATGACTGTCCGCACTCGACTGATTGTCCTGTTCGTGTCGGCCCCGATCCTTGCCTTCGTGGTGGTCGGCGGCATGCTTGGCCGAGTGTCGGCGCGACAGGACGCCTATCCGCACCTCCGCATCTTCGAGGACGTCCTGTCGCTCATCTCGAGCAATTACGTCGAAGAGGCGAATCTGAGCCGCGTGATGCGCGGTGCGATGCGGGGCCTGGCAGAGGGACTCGATGCCGACAGTGCATACCTGCCACCGGACGAAGTACAGCTGTTCGAGAGTGGCGACAAGACGGCCACCGGTGAGACCGGCATCGAGTTGACGCGGAATTACTACCTGCGCATCATTGCGACCCGCGACAACTCGCCAGCGGCCCGGGCCGGCCTGCATGCCGGCGACTTCCTGCGGGCGATCAACAACAAGCCCACGCGGGAGATGTCGGTGGTCGAAGGACGCCGCCTGCTGCGCGGCGCCCCCGGCACGAAGGTGACGTTGCTCGTCATCCGCGGCAACGCCGCCGACCCGCACGCCGTCGAGGTCACGCGCGAGACCCTCGGCGGCGCCGAGGTGACGTCACGCCTCGATGGCCAGGCCGGCATCATCCGCATCAGCGCGTTCGGTCCGACCGCCGCCGCCGCCGTGGCGAGCCAGGCGGCGGAGTTGGCCCGCAACGGCGCGACGGGCCTGGTCGTCGACGTGCGCGACACGGCCACTGGCGCGTACGATGCCGGGATCGCCATCGCGCGCCTGTTCGTGCCGAGCGGCACGATCAGCGTCAAGCAGATGCGTGGCGCAGCGCGCCAGCAGGTCGCGGCCGCGGCCGGTGACGGCGTCGTCAAGCTGCCCGCCGTGGTGCTGGTCGACGACGGCACCTCGGGTGCGTCGGAACTGTTCGCCGCAGCGCTGGCCGACAACAAGCGCGCGCAACTCGTTGGTGAACACACCCAGGGACGCGCCGCCGTCCAGAAGTTCGTGCGGTTGCCCGACGGCAGCGCGATGCTCGTGTCGAACGGCTGGTACTTGACACCAGCCGGCGCGCAGATCCACGAGAAGGGACTGACGCCCTCGATCGCCGTCGACGTGCCCGACGTGGAGTTTGGCGCGACGCCGCCGCCGGGCGATCCGATCCTGCAGAAGGCACTCGAGACGTTGCGCAAGTGA
- a CDS encoding peptidoglycan DD-metalloendopeptidase family protein, protein MVDVYKLGRPGYARVLLGIDNVQDAGRAARMVSALAAMDQRRVAQFAASLAELGKARTALDEQSARLKALQADAARAAARATQAAEARAEMVREIDARRDLAAQMVGELESARQKVEQTVAAVGAASAAEPVMLPIRPFRGEIEWPALGAVTSRFGRHRNPRFGTSTIQSGIEIASADGAPVRAVHEGRVAFADVFTGFGQLVIVDHGNLAFSLYGYLGSLGVQKGATVIAGQPIGTAGAGPAGTPAVYFELRIDGKPVDPLQWLKERR, encoded by the coding sequence ATGGTCGACGTCTACAAGCTCGGGCGCCCCGGCTACGCCCGGGTGCTGCTGGGCATCGACAACGTACAGGACGCCGGCCGCGCGGCGCGCATGGTCTCGGCCCTGGCGGCGATGGACCAGCGACGCGTCGCGCAGTTCGCGGCGTCGCTCGCGGAGCTTGGGAAAGCCAGAACGGCGCTCGACGAACAGTCGGCGCGGCTGAAGGCACTGCAGGCCGATGCGGCACGCGCGGCGGCACGCGCCACCCAGGCGGCCGAGGCACGTGCCGAGATGGTGCGTGAGATCGACGCCCGCCGCGACCTGGCGGCCCAGATGGTTGGCGAGTTGGAGTCCGCACGGCAGAAGGTCGAACAGACCGTCGCCGCCGTCGGCGCGGCGTCGGCGGCCGAGCCAGTGATGCTCCCGATCCGTCCGTTCCGCGGCGAGATCGAGTGGCCCGCCCTGGGAGCGGTGACCTCCCGCTTCGGCCGACATCGCAACCCGCGTTTCGGAACCTCGACGATCCAGAGCGGGATCGAGATTGCCTCCGCCGATGGCGCGCCCGTGCGGGCCGTCCACGAGGGACGCGTGGCCTTTGCCGACGTCTTCACCGGATTCGGCCAACTCGTCATCGTCGATCACGGCAACCTGGCATTCTCCCTCTACGGCTATCTCGGATCGCTCGGCGTGCAGAAGGGCGCCACCGTGATCGCCGGCCAACCCATCGGCACCGCGGGCGCCGGTCCTGCCGGCACCCCGGCCGTGTACTTCGAGTTGCGAATCGACGGTAAACCGGTCGATCCCTTACAATGGCTGAAGGAGCGGCGGTAG